Proteins co-encoded in one Sporosarcina sp. FSL K6-1522 genomic window:
- a CDS encoding DUF1653 domain-containing protein: MEFKHYKGGTYFLMSIADHTENNERLAIYNDSKGNVWARPLEMFQGYVEHEGKRVKRFQRIF; this comes from the coding sequence ATGGAATTTAAACATTACAAGGGCGGAACTTACTTTTTGATGAGCATTGCCGATCACACTGAAAATAATGAACGGCTTGCTATCTACAATGATTCGAAAGGAAATGTATGGGCAAGACCGTTGGAAATGTTTCAAGGGTACGTTGAGCATGAAGGTAAAAGGGTTAAACGTTTTCAGCGTATTTTTTAA
- a CDS encoding HK97 gp10 family phage protein — protein MMDFDISGLTELQRDLLDVTQNRLPRESYKIMRKVGSKARTVVAKEARSRVKKKSGNYHKRFKRGKAFKDPDGQFVVRVINSAPHAHLIEHGYRLVRGGVEVGFVPGKNVMEQGIQKFGNSGQYEKMIADWLDDLLRDGKL, from the coding sequence ATGATGGATTTCGACATAAGTGGTCTGACTGAGTTGCAACGTGATTTATTGGATGTGACACAAAATAGACTTCCTCGTGAAAGCTATAAAATCATGCGGAAAGTTGGTAGCAAAGCCCGAACAGTGGTAGCCAAGGAAGCCCGCAGTAGGGTGAAAAAGAAATCAGGGAACTACCACAAGCGATTCAAGCGAGGGAAAGCATTTAAAGATCCAGATGGTCAGTTTGTTGTGCGGGTAATTAATAGCGCGCCCCACGCCCACTTGATTGAACACGGATACAGGTTGGTAAGAGGTGGCGTAGAAGTTGGTTTTGTTCCCGGAAAAAATGTAATGGAACAGGGGATACAGAAATTCGGGAATAGTGGACAATATGAAAAAATGATTGCGGATTGGTTGGATGATCTGTTAAGGGATGGAAAGCTATGA
- a CDS encoding phage portal protein, translated as MGFFDRFKKENKAVTVTRYEMMTDSGNGFYAWNGKIYQSDVVRSAIRPKAKAVGKAIGKHIRRNEEGLKVNPDAYMRFLLEEPNPYMTGQQMQEKLITHLELNNNAFAYINRDENGYPTEIYPITATSTDAIKDSRGQLYLKFTLVNGKAVTFRYTDIIHLRKDFNSNELFGDSPAESLAPLMEIINTTDQGIVKAIKNSNIVKWLLKFNQTLRPEDLKKATKQFVNDYLNIESDSVGAAATDAKMDAIQVDPKDYVPNEKQMNVTVQRVYAFFATNEKIVSSSYSENDWVSYYENAIESDIVQLSDEFTRKLFTRRERGFGNRIMFESSNLAFATLKTKMDFVNNGIDRGYVNANEGRDVFGLAPIEGGDIYVRRLDMGAISESGDKEEKKEDERG; from the coding sequence TTGGGTTTTTTCGATAGATTCAAAAAAGAAAATAAAGCCGTTACTGTTACCCGTTACGAAATGATGACGGATAGCGGAAACGGTTTTTACGCATGGAACGGTAAAATCTATCAGTCTGACGTTGTGAGGTCTGCTATACGCCCAAAAGCTAAGGCAGTTGGTAAAGCGATAGGCAAACACATCCGTAGGAATGAAGAAGGATTAAAGGTCAACCCAGACGCTTACATGAGGTTTCTGCTAGAAGAACCTAATCCGTATATGACAGGACAACAGATGCAGGAGAAGTTAATCACTCATTTAGAGTTGAATAACAACGCATTCGCTTATATCAACCGTGATGAAAACGGATATCCTACTGAAATTTATCCAATCACCGCAACGTCAACAGATGCGATAAAGGACAGTAGAGGTCAATTGTACTTAAAGTTCACATTGGTAAATGGTAAAGCTGTCACATTCCGATACACTGACATTATCCATTTACGAAAAGATTTCAATTCAAACGAGCTATTCGGTGATAGTCCAGCGGAATCGCTAGCACCGCTGATGGAAATAATAAATACAACGGATCAAGGGATTGTTAAAGCAATTAAGAATTCCAACATTGTAAAGTGGCTACTTAAATTTAATCAGACGCTTCGACCAGAAGATTTGAAAAAAGCGACTAAGCAATTTGTGAACGACTATTTAAACATCGAATCTGATTCAGTAGGTGCTGCTGCTACTGATGCCAAGATGGATGCTATACAGGTTGACCCAAAAGACTATGTGCCGAATGAAAAGCAAATGAACGTAACGGTGCAGCGGGTATACGCATTTTTCGCCACGAATGAAAAAATTGTTAGCAGTAGCTACTCAGAAAACGATTGGGTGAGTTATTACGAAAACGCTATCGAAAGTGACATCGTTCAATTGTCTGATGAATTTACACGGAAGTTATTCACGCGCAGAGAACGTGGTTTTGGTAACAGAATCATGTTTGAAAGTTCAAACCTTGCATTCGCTACGCTGAAAACAAAAATGGACTTCGTGAATAACGGTATTGATCGTGGTTATGTAAATGCGAATGAAGGCCGTGACGTATTCGGGCTTGCGCCTATTGAAGGCGGAGACATTTATGTAAGGCGTTTGGATATGGGAGCGATATCAGAGTCTGGCGATAAGGAAGAAAAAAAAGAGGATGAGAGGGGGTGA
- a CDS encoding site-specific integrase gives MNYVHPVRDPDQIAEMKKYLMKKSERDYMLFVTGINSGLRISDLLPLRVRDAKKTYFDLREKKTQKQKRIQMTPGLRRELKKYIEGKDDDEYLFKSREGLNKPISRSMAYKILREAADYVGLDGVGTHTLRKTFGYHLYKKYKDVALLMEIFNHSDENITLRYIGINQDSMDKALNDFKI, from the coding sequence TTGAACTATGTACACCCAGTCCGTGATCCAGACCAGATTGCCGAGATGAAAAAGTATTTAATGAAAAAATCTGAACGTGATTATATGCTGTTTGTTACTGGCATCAATAGCGGTCTTCGTATTTCGGACCTGTTGCCATTAAGGGTTCGCGATGCCAAGAAGACGTATTTTGATCTACGCGAGAAGAAAACGCAGAAGCAGAAGCGCATTCAGATGACGCCGGGGCTAAGAAGGGAGCTCAAGAAATACATCGAAGGCAAGGATGATGACGAGTATCTATTTAAAAGTCGAGAAGGCCTAAACAAGCCGATTAGCCGTAGTATGGCATACAAAATATTAAGGGAAGCAGCTGACTATGTAGGCCTAGATGGAGTAGGCACACATACGCTAAGAAAGACATTCGGTTATCATTTATACAAGAAGTACAAGGATGTGGCCTTGTTGATGGAGATATTTAACCACAGCGATGAGAACATTACTTTGCGCTACATAGGAATCAATCAGGACTCAATGGATAAAGCGTTGAATGACTTTAAGATATGA
- a CDS encoding head maturation protease, ClpP-related: MTKIHVKGAIVSDAHQRFYDWIGIDATSPSKVSNALPSDKSNVDVVINSGGGDVFAGSEIYTTLRDYEGQVTVKIVGLAASAASVIAMAASQGKLLISPTAQLMMHNVSTYGGGDYRDFEHTAEVLKSANKSIANAYKARTGKSDEELKAVMDKETWLNANSAVEQGFADEIMFAEKEELSLTASFGSPMLSGDAIEKILSMMGEPEEVKHENVLLAEANFRLLKLKGIN; encoded by the coding sequence ATGACGAAGATACATGTCAAAGGTGCGATTGTTAGCGATGCTCACCAACGTTTTTATGATTGGATTGGGATTGATGCTACAAGTCCTAGTAAGGTATCAAATGCGTTGCCTAGCGATAAATCTAATGTGGATGTAGTAATCAATAGTGGTGGCGGTGATGTATTTGCCGGTAGCGAGATTTATACGACGTTACGAGATTACGAGGGGCAAGTTACCGTTAAAATCGTTGGACTCGCTGCTAGTGCTGCTAGTGTTATTGCAATGGCGGCAAGTCAAGGTAAGTTGTTGATTTCACCAACAGCCCAATTAATGATGCATAACGTGTCAACTTATGGCGGCGGTGACTATCGCGATTTTGAACATACTGCCGAAGTTTTGAAATCTGCTAACAAATCTATTGCGAATGCTTATAAAGCGCGTACAGGTAAATCAGATGAAGAACTGAAAGCGGTAATGGACAAGGAAACGTGGCTAAACGCTAATTCTGCAGTCGAGCAGGGGTTCGCTGATGAAATCATGTTCGCGGAAAAAGAAGAACTCTCACTCACTGCAAGTTTCGGCTCACCGATGTTAAGCGGCGACGCTATTGAAAAGATACTATCAATGATGGGTGAACCAGAAGAAGTTAAGCACGAAAATGTGTTACTAGCGGAAGCGAACTTCCGACTACTTAAATTAAAGGGGATTAATTAA
- a CDS encoding head-tail connector protein, with the protein MLLNSVKNAMRIDGTYHDEELTELIDTAKLLLKEVGVLEVKIIDEDPLIRKAVITYCKANFGIDASGGEKFAGAFEEMKKLLSLLSSYTEPEAIA; encoded by the coding sequence ATGCTGCTAAATTCAGTTAAGAACGCAATGCGGATTGATGGAACATATCATGACGAAGAACTAACAGAACTCATTGATACTGCTAAACTTCTGTTAAAAGAAGTCGGTGTACTAGAGGTTAAAATCATTGATGAAGATCCGTTGATTCGCAAAGCGGTTATTACCTACTGTAAGGCGAATTTTGGCATTGACGCGAGTGGAGGGGAGAAGTTTGCTGGGGCGTTTGAAGAAATGAAAAAGCTACTCTCTCTATTAAGTTCGTACACGGAACCGGAGGCGATTGCGTGA
- a CDS encoding phage head closure protein, whose product MKNDMPHRVDIFGNVKYKNELGETAYKFMKVMDLWASVVPQTGSLQNQQAETILTNVTHKVIVRYSSGMTITKDMQVHFRGHRFEIKYILNPYFANESLEIFCQELIE is encoded by the coding sequence GTGAAAAATGACATGCCCCATCGTGTGGATATATTCGGCAACGTTAAGTATAAAAATGAACTTGGAGAAACAGCCTATAAGTTTATGAAAGTTATGGATTTATGGGCATCTGTTGTTCCTCAGACAGGTAGCTTGCAGAATCAACAAGCGGAAACAATACTGACGAATGTTACGCACAAGGTGATTGTCCGTTATTCATCGGGTATGACGATTACAAAAGATATGCAGGTTCATTTCAGAGGTCATAGATTTGAAATTAAATATATCCTCAATCCTTATTTTGCAAATGAAAGCCTAGAAATCTTTTGTCAGGAGTTGATAGAATGA
- a CDS encoding ArpU family phage packaging/lysis transcriptional regulator: protein MQIEFNLPAIDREETKKAVESILERYRMYSLQVSLDRLPTITAKYTLMPFSNSLPSSSTESAAIANVEYEQERIKFLDWVVRAVNRLTYAERSIIIMRYLSDGERYDYDVYLDLNMSERNYYRIKSRIFYKLAFALKIEVYEEVAN, encoded by the coding sequence ATGCAGATAGAATTTAATTTACCAGCCATTGATCGAGAGGAAACAAAGAAAGCCGTTGAGTCAATACTGGAAAGGTATCGAATGTATTCATTGCAAGTTAGCCTCGACCGCTTACCAACTATCACGGCCAAATATACACTGATGCCATTTTCGAATAGCTTACCAAGTTCCTCAACGGAGTCGGCAGCCATCGCTAACGTAGAGTACGAGCAAGAACGCATTAAGTTCCTAGATTGGGTTGTTCGTGCAGTGAACCGTTTAACTTATGCGGAACGTTCAATCATCATCATGCGCTATCTGTCTGATGGGGAACGGTATGACTATGATGTGTATTTGGATCTCAATATGTCAGAAAGAAACTATTATCGAATCAAGTCGCGGATCTTCTATAAGTTAGCTTTCGCATTAAAGATAGAAGTTTATGAGGAGGTGGCGAATTGA
- a CDS encoding terminase TerL endonuclease subunit, whose product MNYLAYNPILEYRNKIDSGEEVVSDKIRRVYKHIVNDIILNTESEWEYDESKASHAIEFTEMYCKHSKGNMGGKPFILELWQKALMGAMFGIVHKIDSTRKYQEVILIVARKNGKSTLAAAVALYLMIADGELGPEIYAVATKRDQAKIIWLEAKRMVNKSPVLRKRIKPLVSEMVSEFNDGAFKPLGRDSESIDGLNVHGATFDEVHAWKDMNLYDVVVDGTSSRDNPLIFVTTTAGTVRESVYDRLYDECELVINGYDDPEGYVNERLLPIVYELDERKEWIDEAAWKKANPGLGTIKKIDSLEQKVNKAKSNSMLVKNLVCKDFNIRETGGESWLTFEQLNNQEKFDIAKLKPRYGIGGVDLSSTTDLTCATVIFMVPNDERIYVEQMYWLPEELLEKRTNEDRIPYDKWKEQGHLRTSEGNKVHYRDVTAWFLEVQQEKDIYIPWIGYDSWSATYFVEEMQNHFGKESMEAVIQGKKTLSSPMMSLGADLESDRVVYNNNPILKWCLSNVSIEIDKNGNIQPIKGTNQKKRIDGFASLLDAYVVLERHYEDYLNMI is encoded by the coding sequence ATGAATTACTTAGCTTACAATCCAATCCTGGAATATCGGAACAAAATTGACTCAGGTGAAGAAGTTGTTAGCGATAAAATTAGACGCGTTTACAAACATATTGTTAATGACATCATTTTAAATACTGAATCCGAATGGGAATATGATGAATCTAAAGCGAGTCACGCTATTGAATTTACTGAAATGTATTGCAAACACTCAAAGGGGAATATGGGTGGAAAGCCTTTCATTTTAGAACTGTGGCAGAAGGCTTTAATGGGTGCCATGTTCGGCATAGTCCACAAGATAGATAGCACTCGGAAATACCAAGAAGTAATTTTAATTGTCGCCCGAAAAAACGGGAAATCCACTTTAGCGGCTGCCGTCGCATTATATTTAATGATTGCCGACGGTGAACTTGGTCCTGAGATTTACGCAGTGGCAACAAAGCGAGATCAAGCTAAAATAATTTGGCTTGAAGCAAAACGAATGGTGAACAAATCACCAGTATTGCGAAAGCGAATCAAGCCATTAGTTTCTGAAATGGTATCAGAATTTAATGACGGTGCATTCAAACCACTTGGCAGGGACTCAGAATCCATAGATGGACTCAACGTACACGGAGCGACGTTTGATGAAGTTCATGCTTGGAAAGACATGAATCTTTATGACGTCGTTGTGGATGGCACTTCATCGAGGGACAATCCTTTAATATTTGTCACGACAACAGCAGGTACGGTTCGCGAATCAGTTTATGACCGACTGTATGACGAGTGTGAACTTGTAATAAACGGATACGACGACCCGGAAGGATATGTTAACGAAAGGCTGCTTCCCATTGTTTACGAACTGGACGAAAGAAAAGAATGGATTGACGAAGCGGCTTGGAAAAAAGCTAATCCAGGTCTAGGGACGATTAAGAAAATTGATTCACTTGAACAAAAGGTAAATAAAGCAAAATCGAACTCAATGCTCGTTAAAAATCTAGTTTGCAAAGATTTTAACATACGGGAAACAGGTGGAGAATCTTGGCTGACATTTGAGCAATTGAACAACCAAGAGAAATTTGATATAGCTAAACTTAAACCGCGATACGGGATAGGTGGTGTGGACTTATCTTCCACAACCGACTTAACCTGTGCAACGGTTATTTTTATGGTTCCGAATGACGAAAGAATATATGTTGAGCAAATGTACTGGTTACCAGAAGAACTATTGGAAAAAAGGACAAATGAAGATCGCATTCCTTATGACAAATGGAAAGAACAAGGACATTTAAGAACGAGCGAAGGAAACAAAGTACATTATCGTGACGTGACTGCATGGTTTTTAGAAGTGCAACAAGAAAAGGATATCTATATTCCTTGGATTGGTTACGATAGCTGGTCTGCCACTTACTTTGTGGAAGAAATGCAGAATCATTTCGGAAAAGAAAGTATGGAAGCTGTAATCCAGGGCAAAAAAACCCTTTCATCTCCTATGATGTCACTGGGGGCAGATTTGGAAAGTGATAGAGTCGTTTATAACAACAACCCGATATTGAAATGGTGCTTGTCTAATGTATCGATAGAGATTGATAAAAACGGTAACATCCAGCCGATAAAAGGGACTAATCAAAAGAAACGTATTGATGGATTTGCAAGTTTGCTTGATGCTTATGTTGTGTTGGAAAGACATTATGAAGATTATCTAAACATGATATAG
- a CDS encoding DNA cytosine methyltransferase, producing the protein MQLDLFREIIVDNFAGGGGASCGMELATGQSVDVAINHDPAAIAMHKANHPETEHYNESVWDVDPVKVVKGRKVGLCWLSPDCTHFSKAKGGQPKKKEVRGLAWIAVRWAIAVRPRVIMLENVEEFKTWGPLDEDGYPIKDKSGKTFRSFVKALKALGYEVDFRELRACDYGAPTTRKRFFMIARCDGRPITWPEATHAEPGDINVQLGLKKPYRTAGEIIDWLIPAPSIFTRKRPLAKNTMIRINRGIEKFITRTNKPYIVNDKACFIQHYYTHQGSEVRGSGLDEPLATIPTANRFGLVTAFLTKYYGQGVGQSLNEPLHTIPTKDRFGLVTVSGQDYRITDIGMRMLQPHELFAAQGFPEEYIIDRDHEGKLYPKTQQVARVGNSVPPPFAEHLVRVNLPELCSEESKYRRLVAI; encoded by the coding sequence TTGCAACTAGATTTATTTCGCGAGATTATCGTCGATAACTTCGCGGGTGGTGGTGGAGCGAGTTGTGGCATGGAACTAGCGACAGGGCAATCAGTAGATGTCGCAATCAATCACGATCCAGCTGCTATTGCTATGCACAAGGCTAATCATCCTGAAACGGAACACTATAACGAAAGTGTTTGGGATGTAGACCCCGTGAAAGTGGTTAAAGGGAGAAAGGTCGGCTTGTGTTGGCTATCTCCCGACTGCACTCATTTTTCAAAAGCAAAAGGTGGACAACCGAAAAAGAAAGAGGTACGAGGGCTTGCATGGATAGCAGTTAGGTGGGCAATAGCAGTCAGACCACGAGTGATCATGCTCGAAAACGTTGAAGAGTTCAAGACTTGGGGACCGTTGGATGAAGATGGTTACCCGATTAAGGATAAGTCAGGTAAGACATTCCGTTCGTTTGTTAAAGCATTGAAAGCGCTGGGGTATGAAGTGGATTTTCGAGAGTTGAGGGCATGTGATTATGGTGCGCCGACTACTAGAAAAAGATTCTTTATGATTGCTCGGTGTGACGGGCGGCCGATCACGTGGCCAGAAGCAACTCATGCGGAACCTGGTGATATAAATGTTCAATTAGGTCTTAAAAAGCCGTACCGGACAGCAGGGGAAATCATTGATTGGTTGATTCCTGCGCCGAGTATTTTCACTCGAAAACGACCGTTAGCCAAGAATACAATGATTCGCATCAATCGCGGAATTGAAAAGTTTATCACGAGGACTAACAAGCCATATATCGTAAATGATAAGGCGTGTTTCATCCAGCATTACTACACGCATCAGGGGTCTGAGGTAAGAGGTAGTGGATTGGACGAACCTTTAGCAACAATTCCAACTGCTAACCGATTTGGCTTGGTGACGGCGTTTCTTACAAAATACTACGGACAGGGAGTCGGACAGTCGTTAAATGAGCCGTTGCATACGATCCCGACAAAAGACAGGTTCGGATTAGTCACTGTCAGCGGTCAAGACTATCGAATTACTGACATCGGAATGCGTATGCTACAGCCACATGAATTGTTTGCGGCGCAAGGCTTTCCGGAGGAATACATCATCGATAGAGACCACGAAGGAAAGCTTTATCCAAAAACTCAACAGGTGGCAAGAGTGGGAAATTCAGTTCCTCCACCGTTTGCGGAGCATCTGGTACGGGTGAACTTACCGGAGTTGTGTTCGGAAGAGTCCAAGTATCGGAGATTGGTGGCGATTTAG
- a CDS encoding phage major capsid protein, whose protein sequence is MTKEQYLKLRNEMMESITAMIGESKVDEANAKMKEVEELDAKFETITLANANLKALQDNKIVTDLENKGVSIDGGVQVATIEPTNALTEEKIYENAWAKQMMGQKIEGDELEVFDAVNKKFDNAYTHTTGNTGVLIPETVVAGIWSRAEEMYPLFADAQKFNVRGTLKIAKHSSIDEGDAAWYPEDTETADEKNTFGELILDGHELSKAVTVSWKLKAMAVTDFIPYIINELGERVGVALGKAAASGNGTTGPHGVETALLAESLKPQVVTYDPSKAADPVPLTFKMITEAISKVHSSYLPGAKFYTNNATIWTVLANLVDTTGRPYFIPDPTGQTVGRMLGFQVEADAGITAGHIVFGNANKGLIFNTNEPFSVVTEDHAKARTTDYVAYAVVDGDVLDTKAFALIQDIKTP, encoded by the coding sequence ATGACAAAAGAACAATATTTGAAGCTACGCAACGAAATGATGGAGTCAATCACGGCGATGATTGGTGAATCTAAAGTAGACGAAGCTAACGCAAAGATGAAAGAAGTGGAAGAGTTAGACGCTAAGTTTGAAACTATCACGCTTGCGAATGCTAACTTGAAAGCATTGCAAGATAACAAAATCGTTACTGACCTTGAAAATAAGGGTGTAAGCATTGACGGAGGTGTGCAAGTGGCGACAATCGAACCTACCAACGCTTTAACAGAAGAAAAGATTTACGAAAATGCTTGGGCAAAGCAGATGATGGGGCAGAAAATTGAAGGTGACGAATTAGAAGTATTCGATGCAGTCAATAAGAAGTTCGACAATGCTTACACGCACACAACAGGCAACACAGGTGTGCTAATCCCAGAAACAGTTGTCGCTGGTATTTGGTCCCGTGCGGAAGAAATGTATCCACTCTTTGCAGATGCTCAGAAATTCAATGTTCGTGGGACGCTGAAAATTGCTAAACATTCTTCCATTGATGAAGGTGACGCAGCTTGGTACCCGGAAGATACGGAAACAGCTGACGAAAAGAATACATTCGGTGAATTAATTCTCGATGGACATGAACTTTCTAAGGCGGTAACAGTATCTTGGAAGTTAAAAGCAATGGCTGTTACTGACTTCATTCCATACATCATCAATGAACTTGGCGAGCGCGTAGGTGTAGCACTTGGTAAAGCGGCAGCAAGTGGTAATGGTACAACAGGTCCACACGGTGTAGAAACGGCACTACTTGCAGAATCGTTGAAGCCACAAGTTGTAACGTATGACCCTAGTAAAGCGGCCGATCCAGTGCCATTGACTTTCAAAATGATTACGGAAGCTATTTCAAAAGTGCACTCTAGCTATCTACCAGGTGCGAAGTTCTACACGAACAATGCCACTATCTGGACGGTGCTTGCTAACTTAGTGGATACTACCGGACGTCCATACTTTATCCCAGACCCAACAGGGCAAACGGTTGGACGTATGCTTGGATTCCAAGTTGAAGCTGACGCAGGAATCACGGCTGGCCACATCGTATTCGGTAATGCAAACAAAGGTTTAATCTTCAATACTAATGAGCCATTCAGTGTTGTGACAGAAGACCACGCAAAGGCGCGTACTACTGATTATGTGGCATATGCAGTTGTTGATGGCGACGTTCTTGATACTAAGGCATTCGCGTTGATTCAAGATATTAAAACTCCATAA
- a CDS encoding HNH endonuclease signature motif containing protein — protein sequence MFGLCEKCGGPGYILDHIIELNSTNLNDPDITLNHDNLQYLCTPCHNVKTFSKSQPLREGFSFNSDGELIKNNIF from the coding sequence GTGTTCGGGCTGTGCGAGAAATGTGGAGGACCAGGTTACATACTCGACCACATCATCGAGTTGAACAGCACAAACTTAAATGATCCAGATATCACACTCAATCATGACAACCTACAGTACCTATGTACGCCGTGTCACAACGTCAAGACGTTTAGTAAGTCACAACCATTGCGAGAAGGATTTAGTTTCAATAGTGATGGAGAATTAATAAAAAATAATATTTTTTAA
- a CDS encoding phage tail sheath C-terminal domain-containing protein has translation MGLPKININFFGKLKGKPKRSSAGIVALILKDDTQTGDTFVYKPDEKIEGWTTDNVNSITQSLAGGASKVIVERVGTTPADYKEALGRLRNKRFDYLAIPGIQDAETQEIVEWIKARRKKDRKRFKAVLPNTAANHESIIDFTAEEIKIGDKDYTTAAYTARIAGVLAGLPFNRSSTYFVLDEVTAVKEIDDPDAAVDNGELILINDGEKIKIGRGVNSLKTITPEDEKNEEFKSIRVVEILDMIHDEIYDNFNDNYIGKVPNIYDNQVLFLNEINRGFTELEGLELLDPNAENAAWVDVDSQRVAWDSAGVDISDWDDDKVKESAFKRHVFLAGKVRVVDTIEDLDFNIEI, from the coding sequence TTGGGGCTACCAAAAATCAATATTAATTTCTTCGGAAAATTAAAAGGTAAACCAAAACGTTCGTCTGCAGGAATTGTTGCGTTGATTTTAAAGGATGACACGCAAACCGGAGATACGTTTGTTTATAAGCCTGATGAAAAAATTGAGGGCTGGACGACCGATAACGTAAATTCCATTACACAATCGTTGGCAGGTGGAGCTAGCAAGGTAATTGTTGAGCGTGTCGGAACAACGCCCGCAGATTACAAGGAAGCACTTGGAAGATTAAGGAATAAACGCTTCGATTATCTAGCAATTCCAGGCATTCAAGATGCGGAAACGCAGGAAATTGTTGAGTGGATTAAAGCGAGACGCAAAAAAGACAGGAAGAGATTTAAAGCGGTGTTACCGAATACGGCAGCCAATCACGAATCAATTATTGATTTTACTGCGGAAGAAATAAAAATTGGAGATAAAGACTACACAACAGCTGCATACACGGCGCGAATTGCAGGAGTGTTAGCTGGATTGCCATTTAACCGTTCGTCCACTTATTTTGTGCTTGACGAAGTGACGGCCGTCAAAGAAATTGACGATCCAGATGCAGCAGTAGATAACGGTGAATTGATTCTTATTAATGACGGGGAAAAAATAAAAATCGGTCGTGGCGTGAACAGCCTTAAAACGATTACACCAGAAGACGAGAAAAACGAAGAATTTAAGTCAATCCGTGTGGTCGAAATTCTGGATATGATTCACGACGAAATCTATGACAATTTCAATGACAACTATATCGGTAAAGTGCCGAACATCTATGATAATCAAGTGCTGTTCTTGAATGAAATCAATCGGGGCTTCACCGAATTGGAAGGATTGGAATTGCTCGATCCCAACGCCGAAAATGCGGCATGGGTTGATGTCGATTCGCAACGTGTGGCATGGGATTCAGCAGGCGTGGATATAAGTGACTGGGACGATGACAAAGTAAAAGAAAGTGCGTTTAAACGTCATGTGTTCCTAGCAGGCAAGGTCCGTGTGGTTGACACCATTGAGGATCTTGACTTTAATATCGAAATTTAA
- a CDS encoding DUF6838 family protein, producing the protein MITYKDIKIAVNRQLKKTGIEINSSDVEEGFNRPSFFVQLDNANRAGNESQVEKSLTVRIYYFPSDRYEYAIEVLEMQETLEELFDLKLGVKDRYLNVDELTTFMNDGVLNCSFDMEFSTARDLEWVTEDQKDFLDKHPTELMEELDFEKE; encoded by the coding sequence ATGATCACATACAAAGATATTAAAATTGCAGTCAACCGTCAACTCAAGAAGACGGGCATTGAAATCAATAGTAGTGATGTGGAAGAAGGCTTTAATAGACCTTCTTTTTTTGTGCAACTAGATAATGCGAATAGAGCGGGGAATGAATCGCAAGTCGAAAAATCCCTGACCGTACGCATTTATTACTTCCCATCGGATCGCTATGAATACGCCATTGAAGTATTGGAAATGCAGGAAACATTAGAAGAGTTGTTTGATTTAAAGCTAGGAGTAAAAGATCGCTATTTAAATGTGGACGAACTCACAACGTTTATGAATGACGGCGTGTTGAATTGTTCGTTCGACATGGAATTTTCTACGGCTCGTGATTTGGAATGGGTGACTGAAGACCAGAAGGACTTCTTGGATAAACACCCGACAGAACTAATGGAAGAACTAGATTTTGAAAAGGAGTGA